Within the Microbacterium sp. 1S1 genome, the region CTGGGGAGACTCCTTCTTCTTCCACGCCCCCGACGGCCGGATGCCCGAGCGCACGCAGCCGTTCGGCACCATCGTCACAAAGGACTATCCCGAAGACGCGTCCTCCGCACTCGACAGCTCCGGACGTTTCCGCGTCAACATCCACGTCGGTCGGGAACGTGCCGCTGCGCTCGTTTCCACCGATCCCGCACCCACGGCAGTCGACGTCTTCCGTCGCCACCCCCTCTACGGTGACGCGGGCTGGATCTGCGTCATCAACCCGGCGGAGGCCACAGGACAGCACGTCCTGACGCTCCTGCGCGACGCCCATGCCGAGGCGCGAGCCCGAGCCGAGCGACGGAGCCGGTGAGCGCGTGGGCACCGTGCAGGGCATGACAGAGGCGGAGCGGCGGACCGTCGCGGTCTGGGCAGCAGACTGCGCCGAGCGCGTGCTCCCCCTCTTCGAACGGGAGGACCCCGCCGATGACCGGGCGCGCGACGCGATCGCGCGCACCCGGGCCTTCGCCCGCGGGGAGCTGACGGCGGCCGGAGAGATCCGTCGACGCTTCGTCGCCGGTCGCGCCGCGGCGAGCGCACAGACCCCTGTCGGCCGTGCCGCCGCGCGTTCCGCCGCGCAGGCCGCCGGGGTCGCTCACATGGGGGCGCACGCGCTGGGAGCGGCCGCGTATGCCGCCGTGGCCGTCGGGCTCGCTCGTCCCGACGATCCTTCCGCGACCGCCACCGAGATCGAGGCGCAACAGGAACTCCTCGGCCCGGAAGCCGCGGCGGCCCTCCGCTCCCTCCCGCCGCTCGGCACGGACACCGCCG harbors:
- a CDS encoding DUF6194 family protein; translated protein: MDRQQIIDHVRSLDGALAVTPEPGSDFPELAWGDSFFFHAPDGRMPERTQPFGTIVTKDYPEDASSALDSSGRFRVNIHVGRERAAALVSTDPAPTAVDVFRRHPLYGDAGWICVINPAEATGQHVLTLLRDAHAEARARAERRSR
- a CDS encoding putative immunity protein produces the protein MTEAERRTVAVWAADCAERVLPLFEREDPADDRARDAIARTRAFARGELTAAGEIRRRFVAGRAAASAQTPVGRAAARSAAQAAGVAHMGAHALGAAAYAAVAVGLARPDDPSATATEIEAQQELLGPEAAAALRSLPPLGTDTAGPLGPGMLASGALGDVIRIHQSRLT